From the Chiroxiphia lanceolata isolate bChiLan1 chromosome W, bChiLan1.pri, whole genome shotgun sequence genome, the window TAGCCCGGCCGGGGGCTGGCCTCACCTCGCCGCTTGCTGCCCTTCTCTGTGGACAGAGCGGCTCCGTTAACCGGGAGCGAACGAGGTGAACCCCGAAATGTAATAGCCCATGCTGAGGTGTGGAGCTCTTTGATTTCAACGCGTGTTTGAGTGGAACTACACCGATTCGGAAAAATCTTTGTGCTTCCACCTTTGtcagtgggaggggagggggaaacgCCGCTGCTGCTCGGTCATTTCCTGTCAACCGGGACGGCTGGCTTGGCTTTGGGGAATATTTTAGTCTGAATGTCGTCCTATAGAGAGGCAGAACTGGAGCGTATTGCATAAATTAGCCTTTCTAGACTAGGTCGTcgtttatgaaaaaaaaaaaaagcctttttgtcTGCAtagcctttttttctgtttccataaTAGTTGACTAACATGGGAAACAAAGACACAATGTACTGAAATTTGCCATGTTAGGCATATTCTCTCTGCTGCCCCTAATATATGGTGGCTTACAGATAAACCCAAAAGCTGCTATCACAAACAAATAATCTTGCTATTAAAATCCGACAATTTGTCCTTTtactgttctttgtttttcttgctaaCCAAGCAACAGAGCATCACCAAATCACAGAAGAAACTTGTGAGCGGTATTTCACTATATTAGGATGGGTATTATACTTCTAGTGACTTGCTTTTTTATATCTGGCAGAGGTATGACTTTTTGGTCTGGAATCTTGACACAAAGTGGCTGCAGAGATGTGCAGTTGCCTTACAAGGACAGCCTAGGGTGTTTTCTCCAGCTATGTTCTTTAACTGGTGGATGAATCCACAAGATATTGTTGGAAATTTAGTATCTAGGAAGTTCTGGTGGAGAGTATCTGAATTATCTTTTTGAATGGCTTTAAAGGATTAACTCATTTGTGTTCTCTCAACTGAAGATTTCTCTCTGATTTCAGAAAGTAGATCCTGCAAAACTATATTTGAAGCAGCCAAAACTACACTTGGAAGTAGTCAACTAAAAACTGATATTCTGTTCTTCCATAGGGCTAAAAATCTTTAggatagcttaaaaaaaaaagtgaaactgaTCCCGGGATGAAGTGTGCATATCTGCCTCTTCATTCTCCATCTTggaaagcttttgttttgcttcttaatGTAGGAATTCAAATAGCATCCTAGAAAGGAGGAATGTGAAGGACAAAgttgctgctgtgcagcagtgTATAAATTGTTCATCAGCACTGAAATGGACACCTCTAATCCTACTTAACTGCTTCCTCTCCCACTTGTATCTTTCTGCCCCTGTGCTttggttttccccttttttttcattgcagacTTGAGGTTGCTGTTTTTGAAGACTTCCTCCTGGTTTGGGGAGAGAAGGATTAATTTTCTAACAGTTTGGCCAATTGTATGGGATTGGTGTGGGATCAAGTGATTCCTCCTATACAGGAGGAAGTAACTCATATTCTTCTCTCAAATCCTGACTGGAATTCTCTTCCACCCTCCCACCAACCTGCCTTTCAGTGGTAGCAAGCCATTGGGTGGATTAGAGTCCTGCCATTTAATTTCAccttaaataaaaagagaataagaaaaacaaacctttttgACCCTCTGTTATAATATAGTAAGAACTGGGCTAATATCTGCAGCTTGCTGCTTAAACTGTTTTTGTGTGGTTTAAgcaaaaacttattttctgaatttgtttttctaagttGCAGCACTAGGACTGATGAATTAATAGcaagctgctttttttgttaaaatatcaAGAATGTTTCCCTTGTTGAGGactttataaaattaaaacacacaACATTTTTGAAACATTAACAGCTAGTCTATAATTTAAGAATCTTTTATGTTTGAATATCAACTAAAATctttatttgttatttaaagaCTTTTCTTAGCTCATGGCATACAAACCCTGTCATTCtaaattgtttgttttcctcaccAGCTTTGTCACAGAACAAGAGGAAGCCATGGTGTGCATTCCTTGTATTGTCATTCCGGTCCTCCTCTGGGTCTACAAGAAATTTCTGGAACCGTATATCTGTCCCATTATTGCACTTTTCATTGAGCGCGTGTGGCCCAAGAAAGCTGTGCAAGAAATAATAGCCACAAAACAAGGtcaggaaggcagagctggaaatccACAGGCACCTTCAGCCACAAAGAGAGATCAGGAGGATGAATCTGGAATTTTATAAAGTAAGATTAATGCATTTAGCTCAACAGGGAAACTGTGGGTAAAGTACCCAGCAGTAGTTAAGGGTGGGCATCACAGAAGAGTAAATTGTTGTGTGTTTTTACAGACATTTTTGTGGCTATTTTCTTATGAAAGGGAGTTGCTGGTataaaacgagaagatgcaaaaacgAGCTCGAGAGTCAGAGACACATCCTCAtagaggtacagtcaatgctctccctttattccaaaaatacacacattatcaagggtcctacagggttcacacgctctattctattggttacatttactttcacacactatatctataactttattggctctactagccaaggcacatttccaggcccccccatcttctggtttctcacactctggataaacaacctccttccttgttttcctctatgcagctttctgatatctgctgctcaaggacacacaatctgctgctggagaataCAGGTCCCTGCTGTCCGGCACGCAGGCCGGATTGTGCAAGCAGGCCTGAGGCAgtatatgtcctgcatcatctaagattctttCAACACTGGTACTGAGCCAGCTAGAAATAGTTTGCTTCAAGACAGCTTTCTGGTAGGTCTTGGAAGGATAGGAATTGCACCtgttttcagaaacagcttaggttaattgggtttttttttaacgaCCGGCTACTctttgagagaagaaaaaagttcaaATAATTAGTACATCACACCGATCTATGAAGCAGAATTAAAACCCCTCCCCCCAGTCTTCAGCCACCTCTTGCCACTtgtaatggggaaaaaatatttagtgctTCTAAATTGTGCATTTATTATTATCTCTTCTATCAAAATGCAAAGATTTGTATATCTCGTCTCTGCCTTTATTCCCTCCTGAAGCAATAATTATCTGTAAATCTAAAGAGACACCACCATTTGGTTCTTGCTGCAGATTTCTTCATAGATCATCACCGGCCCTGCTTCTAAAGCCATTTTCATCACCAGCTTGTTACTAGTCTGGGTGTGAAGTccttttatttgcagtttgaaAGCAATGGCGTTGCAATTGGAATTGCTGCAAAGAGGTCCACTGAAGTTTGTGACAAGAAAATGGACTAAAGGAATTCATCCTAAGGATTTTATTCCCTTGTGTCCCAATATGAACTGGTGACATTTCTGCCTCTCACTTTgagactttttcttttgcacGTTTTAGCTGAATAAAACCCCTTATTGCTTACAGGAGAGAGTCTCTTTTGCCACAAAAATGGTGGCTAGCACATtggttaatttaaaatgtttgaaaactgaagttCTTGTATTTTCCTCACTGGAACTACTTTCATCTACCATCTATTTGGTGTGATTAGAGTTTATGTTAAATAACTTATGAATAAATCTAGCTTTGGAAGGTAAATGTATCTTAGCATCTTAATTTCACTAACTGCTAATGCAATTCTTTAGGCTTTCACCTTAAAAGCTATAGCTGTTCTTGACCTTGCTAAAGAACTATGGATTGCATTGTGGTGACAGAGGTGTCATGGTTAAATTATGAAGAGTTAGATTTTTCATGTCAAATCTGTGGATGAGCTAAAGGAGTTATGCTATATGGCAAAATTTACTTAACTTACTAAAAGCAGAAAGTCTTGATATGATACTTccattaattattttcctggaaatactgtgtctttctttcctgaagagGAACAGCAGAGGCATGATGTAAGAGAATTGTTGCTTTATATTCTATTCAGTGGTTTAGAATGTTGCAGttctatcttaaaaaaaacccactctcCAACTAAAATCTCATTAACATGCTTGTGGAATTTGAATTATAATAAACcaggattttatttaaaaataagttgctTTATAAAATTGTTATTAAAGCTTCTGAGCTATATAATCTAAAGTGGTAACAAAATCTTTGAAACCTGGAGACAGGCCCCAGGCAGAAGGAGATCATAAACTACTGACTCTTCATGATAAAGTCCGCTTTGTCTCCTCCTGGGAAGATGCATTATGCTACTGACTTGCATCCCAATTGTGAAGCAGTTTAGATGTTCCTGTGCTTAGTAATGAATAAAAGTGAATTCTTGCTTTGTCCTCTGCCAAACCAGAGTGCTCtttcaaaaattcaaaaccaaaaccatttcAGCAGTTTTGGATTGCTATTTAGGATTTATTTTCCCTAAAATCCTACCTAAGATATGCCTAAAAAGGCACACCTTTTATGCAGGCAGTCCTTGAACTGGTCACTGAGGTCCAGTCTGTTCTTGCAACTGTAATTTCTCCTATCAGATAATTAATTATTCTGATAATGAATTATGCCTGCCAAATGCCTCTGTTGAGGAGCATTGTTTCCTACCACTACCTGGTTTTGTCAGGTTCTTGGGTGAATTGATCTGCAATGTTCACAACTGGGTATCGAGCCCCTTGTTACTACAACCATTGCTTCTGTATGAGTTGAATCACAGAAACTTGTAAGACACTGCTTAATACTGTTTGCTCTCCTTTAATGAGCTAGGCTATTCGTAAGTGAATTTGGTATTCCTGTTTAATCAGCTTTTACATCATCCTTGGAATATAATCCCTCATTGAATCAGCGTATCACAGATAACAGCTTTCTCCTAGACCAGTGAAGTACCTACCCACTGTAATATGAAAATCAGAGTTTATTATTCTGAGTGTGCACGTACAATGGCAGGTAACATTACTAACTGTGCACTCCTATAACTTTTCAGAGATTGTCATATGGATCATGTATTAGAAAAGACAGGGATTGGAAAGTGAAACGAGGGAGAAGCTATGCTAGTTTCCCATTGTTTTTGTCCTCTGTATCATTGGATATTTTCCCGTATTGTTACAACAAATTGTACTCTTATTATAGGGATAGATACAATTCCAGAAGAATTTGTAATGAAAAGTTAGAAACTCGGTTTTCGCTAGGAAGGCCTTCTGCCTAAATGGTaactctttctcaaaggcagtttcaatgcttcccccccccccatccacATAGCAAGAGAAGTTCTCAGCCTCTCTCTGGTATGTGAGAGAGATAGCCCTAACAGACATGCACAGAGCCCTTGGGAAGGCAggggagaaacagagaggataAAAGGATTCCGCCCCTGAAGGTCCGATGGGCTGCATTGTAAAAAAGTGgtccttgcatctgaaataaaccttttttttcaatccttccactgccttggcattcttgggaagaatacctGCATATGTTTACCTTACACTTATCAATCAGAACTTCACCTGGTAAAGGTGAGTGTAATCTTTGCTGGGGTGGATTGGGTTTCCTAAACCAATCAAACCCCACCTCACCCTAAACAATAAATTTCTCTGCTACCACTACTGTCACAGTTCATACTTCAAATCTGAAAGCTGGGAACTTTGTAAGGGTCTGGAATCACCTGGCAATGAGAAAGGAGTAAACTGCCTGAGAAAGTCACTCCAGTGTCTTTCAAACGGCTGTAGAAATGGAGATTCATGGTAAGTGTGCAGTTGAACAGGAGTATGTGTTCTGACATTGTGAGCATTGCTGAAAAGATTGTCCCTTCTGCTGTGCTTCT encodes:
- the LOC116780024 gene encoding UPF0729 protein C18orf32-like, whose translation is MVCIPCIVIPVLLWVYKKFLEPYICPIIALFIERVWPKKAVQEIIATKQGQEGRAGNPQAPSATKRDQEDESGNLQFESNGVAIGIAAKRSTEVCDKKMD